In a single window of the Chionomys nivalis chromosome 11, mChiNiv1.1, whole genome shotgun sequence genome:
- the Mknk1 gene encoding MAP kinase-interacting serine/threonine-protein kinase 1 isoform X3, whose protein sequence is MQNRPDMGSSEPLPIVDSDKRRKKKRKTRATYSLPGKFEDVYKLTSELLGEGAYAKVQGAVSLQTGKEYAVKVIEKQAGHSRSRVFREVETLYQCQGNKNILELIEFFEDDTRFYLVFEKLQGGSILAHIQKRKHFNELEASRVVRDVATALDFLHTKGIAHRDLKPENILCESPEKVSPVKICDFDLGSGVKLNNSCTPITTPELTTPCGSAEYMAPEVVEVFRDEATFYDKRCDLWSLGVVLYIMLSGYPPFVGHCGADCGWDRGENKLFESIQEGKYEFPDKDWAHISSEAKDLISKLLVRDAKQRLSAAQVLQHPWVQGQAPERGLPTPQVLQRNSSTMDLTLFAAEAIALNRQLSQHEENELAEEPEALAEGLCSMKLSPPSKSRLARRRALAQAGRSGDANPCSTPMGL, encoded by the exons ATGCAGAATAGACCag ACATGGGCAGCAGTGAGCCCCTTCCCATCGTGGATAGTgacaagaggaggaagaagaagcgCAAGACCCGGGCCACTTACTCTCTGCCAGGAAAGTTTGAAG ATGTGTACAAGCTGACCTCTGAGTTGCTGGGAGAGGGAGCCTATGCCAAAGTCCAGGGCGCCGTGAGCCTGCAGACCGGCAAAGAATACGCTGTCAAA GTCATTGAAAAGCAAGCAGGGCACAGTCGGAGTCGAGTATTCCGTGAAGTGGAGACGTTGTATCAGTGTCAAGGAAACAA GAACATTTTGGAGCTGAttgaattctttgaagatgaCACACGGTTTTACTTGGTCTTTGAGAAATTGCAAGGAG GCTCCATCCTGGCGCACATCCAGAAGCGGAAGCACTTCAATGAGCTAGAAGCCAGCAGAGTGGTGCGGGACGTTGCCACTGCCCTTGACTTCCTGCATACTAAAG GCATTGCTCACCGTGATCTGAAGCCAGAAAATATACTGTGTGAATCTCCAGAAAAG GTGTCTCCAGTGAAAATTTGTGACTTTGATTTGGGCAGTGGGGTGAAACTGAACAACTCCTGCACACCCATAACCACACCAGAGCTGACCACTCCA TGTGGCTCTGCAGAATATATGGCACCTGAGGTGGTGGAGGTCTTTAGGGATGAGGCCACTTTCTATGACAAGCGCTGTGACCTGTGGAGCCTGGGTGTGGTCCTCTACATCATGCTGAGTGGCTACCCCCCCTTTGTAGGTCATTGTGGGGCTGACTGTGGCTGGGATCGGGGAGAG AACAAGCTGTTTGAGAGCATCCAGGAAGGCAAATATGAGTTTCCTGACAAGGACTGGGCTCATATCTCCAGTGAGGCCAAAGACCTCATCTCTAAACTCCTGGTTCGAGATGCGAAGCAAAGACTCAGCGCTGCCCAAGTTCTGCAGCACCCGTGGGTACAAGGG CAAGCTCCAGAAAGGGGACTCCCCACGCCGCAAGTCCTCCAGAG AAACAGCAGCACCATGGACCTGACGCTCTTCGCCGCTGAGGCCATTGCCCTTAACCGCCAGCTGTCTCAGCATGAGGAGAACGAACTGGCTGAGGAACCTGAGGCCCTTGCTGAGGGCCTCTGCTCCATGAAGCTGTCCCCTCCTTCCAAATCTCGCCTGGCACGAAGGCGAGCCCTGGCCCAGGCTGGACGAAGCGGAGATGCAAACCCATGTTCAACACCCATGGGGCTCTGA
- the Mknk1 gene encoding MAP kinase-interacting serine/threonine-protein kinase 1 isoform X1: protein MQNRPDMGSSEPLPIVDSDKRRKKKRKTRATYSLPGKFEDVYKLTSELLGEGAYAKVQGAVSLQTGKEYAVKVIEKQAGHSRSRVFREVETLYQCQGNKNILELIEFFEDDTRFYLVFEKLQGGSILAHIQKRKHFNELEASRVVRDVATALDFLHTKGIAHRDLKPENILCESPEKVSPVKICDFDLGSGVKLNNSCTPITTPELTTPCGSAEYMAPEVVEVFRDEATFYDKRCDLWSLGVVLYIMLSGYPPFVGHCGADCGWDRGEVCRVCQNKLFESIQEGKYEFPDKDWAHISSEAKDLISKLLVRDAKQRLSAAQVLQHPWVQGQAPERGLPTPQVLQRNSSTMDLTLFAAEAIALNRQLSQHEENELAEEPEALAEGLCSMKLSPPSKSRLARRRALAQAGRSGDANPCSTPMGL, encoded by the exons ATGCAGAATAGACCag ACATGGGCAGCAGTGAGCCCCTTCCCATCGTGGATAGTgacaagaggaggaagaagaagcgCAAGACCCGGGCCACTTACTCTCTGCCAGGAAAGTTTGAAG ATGTGTACAAGCTGACCTCTGAGTTGCTGGGAGAGGGAGCCTATGCCAAAGTCCAGGGCGCCGTGAGCCTGCAGACCGGCAAAGAATACGCTGTCAAA GTCATTGAAAAGCAAGCAGGGCACAGTCGGAGTCGAGTATTCCGTGAAGTGGAGACGTTGTATCAGTGTCAAGGAAACAA GAACATTTTGGAGCTGAttgaattctttgaagatgaCACACGGTTTTACTTGGTCTTTGAGAAATTGCAAGGAG GCTCCATCCTGGCGCACATCCAGAAGCGGAAGCACTTCAATGAGCTAGAAGCCAGCAGAGTGGTGCGGGACGTTGCCACTGCCCTTGACTTCCTGCATACTAAAG GCATTGCTCACCGTGATCTGAAGCCAGAAAATATACTGTGTGAATCTCCAGAAAAG GTGTCTCCAGTGAAAATTTGTGACTTTGATTTGGGCAGTGGGGTGAAACTGAACAACTCCTGCACACCCATAACCACACCAGAGCTGACCACTCCA TGTGGCTCTGCAGAATATATGGCACCTGAGGTGGTGGAGGTCTTTAGGGATGAGGCCACTTTCTATGACAAGCGCTGTGACCTGTGGAGCCTGGGTGTGGTCCTCTACATCATGCTGAGTGGCTACCCCCCCTTTGTAGGTCATTGTGGGGCTGACTGTGGCTGGGATCGGGGAGAGGTATGCAGGGTGTGCCAG AACAAGCTGTTTGAGAGCATCCAGGAAGGCAAATATGAGTTTCCTGACAAGGACTGGGCTCATATCTCCAGTGAGGCCAAAGACCTCATCTCTAAACTCCTGGTTCGAGATGCGAAGCAAAGACTCAGCGCTGCCCAAGTTCTGCAGCACCCGTGGGTACAAGGG CAAGCTCCAGAAAGGGGACTCCCCACGCCGCAAGTCCTCCAGAG AAACAGCAGCACCATGGACCTGACGCTCTTCGCCGCTGAGGCCATTGCCCTTAACCGCCAGCTGTCTCAGCATGAGGAGAACGAACTGGCTGAGGAACCTGAGGCCCTTGCTGAGGGCCTCTGCTCCATGAAGCTGTCCCCTCCTTCCAAATCTCGCCTGGCACGAAGGCGAGCCCTGGCCCAGGCTGGACGAAGCGGAGATGCAAACCCATGTTCAACACCCATGGGGCTCTGA
- the Mknk1 gene encoding MAP kinase-interacting serine/threonine-protein kinase 1 isoform X2, with amino-acid sequence MGSSEPLPIVDSDKRRKKKRKTRATYSLPGKFEDVYKLTSELLGEGAYAKVQGAVSLQTGKEYAVKVIEKQAGHSRSRVFREVETLYQCQGNKNILELIEFFEDDTRFYLVFEKLQGGSILAHIQKRKHFNELEASRVVRDVATALDFLHTKGIAHRDLKPENILCESPEKVSPVKICDFDLGSGVKLNNSCTPITTPELTTPCGSAEYMAPEVVEVFRDEATFYDKRCDLWSLGVVLYIMLSGYPPFVGHCGADCGWDRGEVCRVCQNKLFESIQEGKYEFPDKDWAHISSEAKDLISKLLVRDAKQRLSAAQVLQHPWVQGQAPERGLPTPQVLQRNSSTMDLTLFAAEAIALNRQLSQHEENELAEEPEALAEGLCSMKLSPPSKSRLARRRALAQAGRSGDANPCSTPMGL; translated from the exons ATGGGCAGCAGTGAGCCCCTTCCCATCGTGGATAGTgacaagaggaggaagaagaagcgCAAGACCCGGGCCACTTACTCTCTGCCAGGAAAGTTTGAAG ATGTGTACAAGCTGACCTCTGAGTTGCTGGGAGAGGGAGCCTATGCCAAAGTCCAGGGCGCCGTGAGCCTGCAGACCGGCAAAGAATACGCTGTCAAA GTCATTGAAAAGCAAGCAGGGCACAGTCGGAGTCGAGTATTCCGTGAAGTGGAGACGTTGTATCAGTGTCAAGGAAACAA GAACATTTTGGAGCTGAttgaattctttgaagatgaCACACGGTTTTACTTGGTCTTTGAGAAATTGCAAGGAG GCTCCATCCTGGCGCACATCCAGAAGCGGAAGCACTTCAATGAGCTAGAAGCCAGCAGAGTGGTGCGGGACGTTGCCACTGCCCTTGACTTCCTGCATACTAAAG GCATTGCTCACCGTGATCTGAAGCCAGAAAATATACTGTGTGAATCTCCAGAAAAG GTGTCTCCAGTGAAAATTTGTGACTTTGATTTGGGCAGTGGGGTGAAACTGAACAACTCCTGCACACCCATAACCACACCAGAGCTGACCACTCCA TGTGGCTCTGCAGAATATATGGCACCTGAGGTGGTGGAGGTCTTTAGGGATGAGGCCACTTTCTATGACAAGCGCTGTGACCTGTGGAGCCTGGGTGTGGTCCTCTACATCATGCTGAGTGGCTACCCCCCCTTTGTAGGTCATTGTGGGGCTGACTGTGGCTGGGATCGGGGAGAGGTATGCAGGGTGTGCCAG AACAAGCTGTTTGAGAGCATCCAGGAAGGCAAATATGAGTTTCCTGACAAGGACTGGGCTCATATCTCCAGTGAGGCCAAAGACCTCATCTCTAAACTCCTGGTTCGAGATGCGAAGCAAAGACTCAGCGCTGCCCAAGTTCTGCAGCACCCGTGGGTACAAGGG CAAGCTCCAGAAAGGGGACTCCCCACGCCGCAAGTCCTCCAGAG AAACAGCAGCACCATGGACCTGACGCTCTTCGCCGCTGAGGCCATTGCCCTTAACCGCCAGCTGTCTCAGCATGAGGAGAACGAACTGGCTGAGGAACCTGAGGCCCTTGCTGAGGGCCTCTGCTCCATGAAGCTGTCCCCTCCTTCCAAATCTCGCCTGGCACGAAGGCGAGCCCTGGCCCAGGCTGGACGAAGCGGAGATGCAAACCCATGTTCAACACCCATGGGGCTCTGA